Sequence from the Seriola aureovittata isolate HTS-2021-v1 ecotype China chromosome 6, ASM2101889v1, whole genome shotgun sequence genome:
TACTGCTTTAAAACATATAAGCAGTATATAACATATAGCAGCAGTTTCATCATACACATTAGCATAGCTATGAGAGCATTTCTGTGTAAACACTGGTACTTCCACTTGTTAAAAGGTCCTCGAGAGTTTTGACATTCAAAATAAACGGGTTGCGGTTTCTGCTCTGAAATCCTCAAGTCGGCACGTGAATGAGGTCAGCGCCTCCTGCAGCAAGTCTGAACTGAAACCTGTGGTTATGAAACAAGAGAAAGGCCCAGTTTTCCACAGGATGGGCAGTGGAGGACTTTTCCTGGCCTGGTCACACAAACCTGAGGTCATCACTCATGGCAAACAAGCACTGCCAACACAAAATCAAAGCAGTGAGTTTACTGTTACAGTAAAAGTAACTAAGCTCACACCAGATACAGAAGCTGATACACAGCTCTGTAATCCAGAAATTGGATCCCTCTTGTAAGGAGTTACCTCAAAGGAAATCATATCCAGCAGAGGTTGGATAGATAATTAGATAGATACTctatttatcccctaggggaaatttaCGACAGTGAAGTTATGACAAATATTCACAAATTCCTTCCCTGAAACTGTGGTTTGGTATGATGTCAAATAAGACTCTATCTGAAATGCTCTGGTGCCAACTACAGCtatctgctgcccccaagtggcagaaacacacaacacactgcaaaaaaagaCCTAAAAAAACCCTGACTTGGAGGTTTTCTTCATTAGTGTTCTTTTCCACACAACATGGCAAGTCTGCTTAATGAAAAGCACTTGATACATGTGAAGATACATGTGACTGCTGTGAGCTGATTCCTTTACAGTAGACTGCAAACAAATTATAAAATCTAGTGGAATCAATAGGACTACATTGACTTTATTAATCATAGCAGCAGAGGGtcagatttaaagaaaacaccacCAATTTAACCAGCAGGTAATTCcaaataaatttatttttaatttcatccaCTGTACAAAGAAGCATGGAATCTTCTGGACACTGACGTGACTGAGCTGGAAACATAGATGGACCATTGatttccatcaaaaaaaaaaacagaaaaggttacctggaggagggaaaaaagtaACTCAGTTtgatacacacaaaacataatgCTGAATGTTCAATGTTTCCACTTTCCATAATAACAACTATAAACAGTTCTGAATCATTATTCTGAGTTGGATTAAACACATTAACAGGACTGGTAATCTGATCATGGTGATGAAGCTGAAGTGTCGTACCACAGGTCTACTCCAGAGCCTTGACGATGGCCTCATTGGCCTCTATGCTGATCTGAACTTCTGCCCTCGCTGCCTCATCAGATGTGCCAGCCAGTTCAGACTGGGCCTTCTCCAGGTTGGCCTTGGCAGCCTAGACATAGACAGAAAAGTATAATGTATATCAAGGAGGAACATTATCATCTGTTAcccaacaataaaacaaagtctCTAAACAGGTTCGCCATCCTGTTTCTCAGAAAAATCACATAACCTCTCACTGTCCAAGAAGAAATTgactcaaaaagaaaagagaaggggaaaaaaacctaACCAACTCCAATCATCCAAAAAAAATCCTGAGGCtaactgaaatgtaaaagtcAAAAGTGGGTAGAAAGATGAGCAGAGAAaatcctctctgcctctttgcTCTGAAAGCTCTATTTGTCACAGTAGCGATTAGAATCGAGAAATGCCAAACATAGCTGGAAGTTAAAGGTCTCCCAGCAGGGATTTGACACATCTGCTATAACTCAACAGTGACTGACCTTTCCCTCCTTATTAACAGCGTGGGCCCATGTGCATTGTTACTGCAGAGTGGAAGACGAcaagtgggggaaaaaaaaaattactcatTTACTGCGATGAAGTCAACTTGACAGTGACACTGGCACTGCCCAAGGTCAAAGACAGACACCTCCATGGCAAGTGCATAATAACGCAGCCCGGCATTAACAagactgacatttaaacatggACTCCACGTTGAGGTCCAACTGCAACTCTGATCAGATGGATGATCATCAGCTGGGAGGTGCTTATCAGCACAGCAGATCAAAATGAAAGAGGATGAAATCTAGTGTGGGTTTAAAGTATAGTCTCTGCTGTCAAAGACCATGTCCCTGCTGGGAGACAAACCAGGGTGAACAATCGGTAATTATGCATGCCTCAACAAATTGGATATGGACACCCATCACACAAatctcattaaaacatcaaagatCCATAAAGAATTGACTAACCCACACTAGACTGACATTTTGAAGATATAATTTGTCAACACTGAGTCGGCCATACTAGATGGTCAAGAGCGCAAAGTAAAAGATTACAGCTCCAATAACTTCACATGTTCAGAtttcagaaacaacaaaaagatgaaaaaaaatctgacctTAGTTGTGTGTAAAAACTTTTGAGATACATTTATGACAAAAATGTACTTCACATGAACTTTGAAGACGAGATACTTACTTTAACCTTTTTAACTGATAGTGAATGACATCAGgtttgatacacacacacacacaatcataatAACATCAATAGGAGAAATTCATCTTTGCTTGCCCGTCTCCACAGTCAACAGTCAAAACTGTGGAACTACAGAACTGTTCAGGTTTTCACACACTCAAGTGACACCTGAGGTACAAAGATAATTGCTGCATGGTCTCGAGaagcaaaatgtaaaactgtaatACCAATCcagtctgtttttaaataaacagagatgacaaaaacaatcagcTTCTGATTGTACGTAACGTCTACAATTGCTATAATATGAATGCAAAGGACCAAAGGAAATTAACTGTTAGAGGATTTCATGAGCAATTCAATATCTAAAACCGATTTTACAAATGACATTCTGTTGACAACTGACCAACGAGTCAACTTACAGAAGATTCAAACTATTACTtgataataaatacatgaataatatttatttaaatattttaataaattctagttttcttaattttttacattttagagaTTTTTCTTATAGGAGGATCCCTTATGTTGCAATTCTGAATCTTAGTCCTCAAGGTCAAAGTGTTTGTGCAGGGTTCATTAGATGCCCCAAATACTGACCTTGAGCATTTATAACTCATTAAAATATTTACTATAAAAGATCATTAAAAACCATTACATATTTTatgataaaaagataaataccACTATTAGTTGGCTAAATCATTACAGCAAATATAGGATTAGTCGATGCAATTAAAGGATAACCTGTAGGATATAACACAATCTGATCAATTAACCCTGCATTGTGAAAAAATATCTGGGGAGTGTGTcagcataataaaaaaaagagtttataAATTTTGaactgcatcatattttacagGTGTTCATATTGTTGTACCTGCCCCTACTTTTCTGCACCAACTTTAAAGTATCtggagtttttttgttgttgttgctgtgacgTTTACATGTTATTTCAGTTCCTTTCAATCCAAGGTGAAACTTGTTCGTCTCATGCTCTCCTGTCTCTAAAAACTCAGAAGAGCGTTTTGAATGGCACTTTAAGGACATTAATCTTTTTTCATGTTAAGCCTTTCAttgtctgcctttttttttttctttttttttttttaacagagagAACTAGTTTTAGCCTCTTTAACCTCTTGTGGATAAAAGTAGActacacaaataaaattcagtATTGCAAATAGGTTGATTAGTAATATGGATAAAATCTCACAGTAAATGGAATTTTACAGAGCAACTACAAAGTATAGATTTATCTTGATACAGTAAATATCAAGAAACTAAGTTGAGAAAATGCATATACACTAAAAATGACAGGTACATCTGTTTTTGGctaatattgcaaaaaaaagaaaagaaaaaaaagacaaattaaggATTTCATTACATTGATCCAACAATCCTGTGAATCAAGTATCGGCAAGTCCTGCAGTTCTGCTGACGGATTTGCAAAATTGCATTTGAGTAATGAAAGGAATAACAATTCACTGTTTCGTAAAATTTCCAACAAAATCTCATGGTATATACACACTCATGCTAGCCAGTATTAGTACAGATGCAGTTCTAGTATGTATACGAGTGACATGAAGAAACTGTTATACTCACTGCAACGTCCAGCTGGTCCAAGGGAACAGCCTCCTCAGCCAGCAGTTGCACTGAAGAATCAGCATTGACTGTTACTGACCCACTGCTCACTgcgtagacacacacataaacagtgtTACTAACTTCACTGGCTTTTGAAACCAATGATGCGTGTGTTGTAGTCAAGCAGATGTCCTGCCCCACTCTCAAGCTAGCTTCTGTTCCAGTGCATTTTCGCACTGAGGATTTCTTTCATCTATGTGAACAGCCGAAACATGACATCTGGGTATTCTAAGCTAAATAGTGTAGGGATCTACCATTGTATTTGATAGCCAAAATGAATGACCTGCAGATgctaaaaaagataaatattaattttgttaTCAACAGCTTCCAAATATAGGTGGACAGCAGAGCTAACATGGCAGCAAATACCGACAGAAAACTCCAGGTATCATGCTTGttatttaaacaaatgtgaGGGGTACCTCAAAAGAAGGTGAGGAAGCTGGGCACAAACTTCTTTAGATTTAGATTGACACCACTGATATATGAATTGTCTAAGCAGATACTGAATTAAATACTATGATGTAGGAGCCAGATTAAACCAAGAAGGTTCCAATTCTATAATAATCCCCTTATGGTAGTGTTAATACACAGTGATcttatatttttctttgcttttcataATGTGTAACAAATTATTACAAGCTATTAGTAGCCTACACAAGATGCCACTGGTACATGTCATAAGAATGTATGCTTACAAGTCATCATTAATTTAATCAGCAGGAAATGGACCTCAAGCCCCTTTAGGGAAGGCTTGTCCACAGTCACTCacttgtttttgtaaaacacaATCTTACCAAAGTATTTGGCAGAGGAGCCATCGTCACTGAAGACTGTGACAACTCCTGGCCGGAGGACCTGCAGGGTGGGTACGTGGGCAGGGAGGATACCGAATGCACCAGTAAGTGTGGGCACATCAACCTGCTTCACACTGGCCTCTTTGAAAAACACCTGGAGAATGGAGATGCATTCACTGACATAAGAACAGCCCTGAAACAGTTCAACATTAACAAATGGTGACTGGTCAAAGATGCAGCTGGCCAAATTTTTAAGAGTAGACAGAGCATAGAGTCATCAATATGATACAACCACTAGACTGAATTTACTGAAACCCGCAAGTGAGACGAGAATCACTGTCATGAGTCTCAAGGTTAGAGATCTTTACACTAAACTCACGCTTGTTTAGTAACGGTTTCACGGATACACACGTGTGGAAAGATATTGTATCTGCAGATATTTACTTAAGATTACTAAACTTAAACACAAAACTGGTTTAATGGTACAGTTTCGCAAGTACACACTGACCCATTGCCGGTCAAAGACAGTGAATGACACCTAGGTTGGTTATCGTTACCTAGCTAAGCTAACCCCCTTTACCGCAAACTCTGACTACGTCAAAACTGCATGCGTACATTAACTATAATAATATGTGTAGTAATGATAGCAATGCCATGCATTAGTACAAAACCTCTAAATGACCCCGGAGGCAGTGTTTACTGCAAACTGTGACGGTGCATGTCAACGAGAAGAAATAAGTTAGCCGAGTGGCTAGCTGGGCCCGAGAAGCCTCGCAAGTAACgttaacattagctagctaCCTGTGACGGGGAGGCGAAAGTGAAGGACATCTGCGGTGCACCGGAGGCGGCCTCGGCGTAGGAGCGAGAGTGCTTCAGGACGGGGAGAGCACGGCGGAGAAATCTTGCTGCCATCATGTCagaaaatcagttttaattCAAGTACAAGTGAATGACAGAGAATCCCCAAGCCCTTGCGTGAAGGCAGTCGGTGTGCGCTTGGTAGGACAAGGACGTTGGTAACCTACCCATAAGGCTTTACGGAGACGCAAAGGATGCAGGGTAGTGTAGTCTTCGGAACACAAGTTGCCTAGACGTGCAGTCATGGATCCATCTAAGCGTGCAATCAACACCGTAGCTTGTATAACATACCGTATCATTTGTCGCCAGTGGTGGACAATAACGAAGTAAATTTACTTAAGTACTGcacttaagtacagtttttgagtatctgtactttacttgagtattattttTGGGGAACACTTTTACTTTCACTCCGCTACATTTGAGggacaaatattgtactttttactccactatatttatATTGATGCTCTCGTTACTCGCTACTTTTGAGCTTACGTcaactgatgatttttttatttttttttctgagaaaataaactgtttctGCTGATTTGCGCATGTTTTGTCTTAGTCGTATTGCTGTACCTGTACTACGTCATGctcagtggcggctgctggtcttataatgaggggaagctcattttcggcctacatcatgaaatgtgtccgtttatttttatgtaaattcgcagagtgacagaagagtcgccaaacacaacgctagtcgtttttaacatagacaaagtcgctgaggatcagtaacgtctccagatcaactccgaacaacggaatgaaaaactgaaaaaatgctccggtggatgcttatacttcaagatcgctgattcgctcatttcgctgtcaatcaaaaagggactcagcctcagacagatcatccaatcatcatgcagaagccaaGCGTCtgggccagcccactgtcccatagacccccagagacgctgagcgtccgatgggcgggacaaagcccaccatttatccaatgaccgtctagtttcgctgcagtggaacaacccactctatgcttccccattgaagtcagtagactctcggcgtctacactgtaTAAAGCACTGTagcgctgcggggatgaatcagaaggaagtcgtgtcggttacctgtgataagtagctgattctgaacaaaagatgaacgtgttctagcgcatatttagtcaatgaaatgtacacacaacagtacatatttgaccaattattttgttgacattttaggggaagctgagccTCCCTTGCAGCCTTAGAACAATCGCCACTGGCTGATAGAGTAGTTAGGCCACAAACCAAATCGTCCTTCTTCTAGCCACAGCTGCCATTGCAGTTCTCAGATGTCCCATCATTACGTCATGATGACCACACAAACTTTGCTGAAGCCACATTGTAAGAAGCATTAAATATATTGTAGTTTACTTGCTCTTGTAAAATGGTTATCATGTAGGCCTacttataataaaaatacatcaaataaaaccttatatgaacaaacacatacatctgCACGTTACATTGAGTACAGCTGCAGTTCCACTCTGTCATACAGTCTGAGGTCAAACATGCTGAATTAAATGGTATGTGGTGCCCTCATCTGTCCAACTCTCAGCACCGCACCTTAGATTTAATCAAACTGTAATAAATGAAGGGAACAACCTACTGAAaggctgactgactgtagaacctcCACtatggagcgtgtctggtatgaattttaacagtagcaaCACATGCGGTATTGTAATCACACATTACGTTGATGgaagtttttcctgaattttTAATTGATGAAGAAACTATTTCTATGTTGGCtttaaccaacaacaaaaataatagaaatgtttaaatgttgctgtccTTGAACACTGACAATAAAGGATCTAGAGATAAAATATTAGAGTTTGTACTTTTCTAGTGTGGCCTATGTACTTAACAATTCtaataacactgaaaacactaattcatCAATGTGTcctgttagattcatcatgaggcatATGGTCAATTTGGAAAAACATACCCGGTACAAGTTAATCACAGTAGGTTTATTTATTGAAAACCTGATCAATGACAATAATAagttatgaataaaactaatgtacaTGAGCTGTACAACACTGACAACCGCTTCAAAATCTTAACTGTCAATTTTCAGTTAACACTAAACAGTGTGTAAAGCTAATACATACACCTATGAGgaaacagcatcacatctatgaAGAGTCTGGTTTTGCTCCAGGTTGCACTTCTGGTCAGTCAGTTCTAGCTGTTAGATACTCAACAACGTTTTGATGTTAAactggtaaatactttcacctgtcaaGGTGGTGACTGTGCTAGAGTTGATCCACCACTTAATTCCAATTTAATAATTATAGCTTCTGTTCTTAAAATTTGTATTACTATCATCtatcaacaacagtagaaatgaagtaagaggcaagaaactgaacctgtgaacactgaggacagagaataacacacaaaataaatgtctaaacGGCTGGTTTGTCCTCTCacaagaggaagatgaactggaaTTGGTTTTcttggcatcatcatcatcatcatcatcatcatcatcatcaccaccaacaccaccacagcCCATTTCAGAACTAAGGAAGTACATGCAGTCTCCTTTGTCCAtacatgagctcctccttctgttgccagtggtcattcagttttcagtgtggacacctttgaatgacagtaaaagacaaatacTTAAGTTCAGACATGGTAAATCAaagttaatcacacacatatatcagctgtcaggacagtCTGCTTTAGTTCAGGACTGTTGtgtatgaatttacagtattaaatgacaaacccctACAAGATAATGTTTTTCtatacattgtgtatttttctcaaTACAATACGATACCAGTGAGATCAGGAGACGGAAAATACGTTAATGAAATAaacctgaatgttttgctgcatgtaGGAAAATTCTACCAGCGACTTATTTTTTTCTAAGAACATGATGCtgaattaaatgttaaactataTTTCTCCTTGTCCTGCAAAAGTTTGCATGTTTGGGACCAGCTACGGTTAGCATAACAAACACGAAGTTACCAgctagctagccagctagctaggttagcaaaGTACATCCGTAATTCACATTAACTCTAATATATATTTGGATGTTAACTGTCTCCCGTTGTCCGATCAAAACACGTAGGAAAAAAACGCTCTAGCTTTTCGGGAGCTTCATACACGTTAAAACTGTAGGTGTTACACACTGAATGCAGACACTAGTGATGCAGGTGcaagaggattttatttttactcagaaatgctgcaactgcaaccaaacagaaagacagtctGTGAATTTTCAATCAGGCTGCTCTAACTGTGACTGTCTTTGATAAGACTGAGCGGACTTCCTTTAACCAATAAACATTGTAAATACAAGAATGAATACTAATACTATAATAAAGCCTGTTTTCTTCGTTAACTGATGCTTATGGCTAGTACAGACTGAAACCAGCATTATACATCAACTTATATACCAATAATATTACAAGGTCAAGTCAAACATTACTATACGGCCATAAAACTAGCGTGCCGCCATGCTAACATCGCAGTTGAAGCTAGTTTTAGCTGCCTTTCCTTGTACCGCTtaatacacatataaaacataaatgtaacaaacaaacGCGAATACCCTTAACATCAATACTTATCTCAcctgcaaccaaacagaaaaacagtctgTGAATTTTCAATCACGCTGCTGTAGCTATGACTGTCTTTGATATGACTGAGCGGACTTCCTCTACCGAAGGTTTACAGCGTCAGTCATTCAGATTACAAGGCTGCTACCGCCACCTATTGGTGACAAGTAGTATAACTAAGCAAATTTCAACTGAAATAACTGATTTTAAGGCCTAATATCTCATTAattagatgattattttcagatggacAACCGGAACACTGAGCGAGAGGTGTGAATTTAGCCAATGACACTGTAATGAGTTTTAATATTGACtgactgaatatttcattaGAAACGTTAGCGTTTATTGAATGGGTGTATATTGGAGCCAGAGTTTTGGAGCCCGCCTCTAGTGGCCATCAGTGGTATTGCATGTAAAGTCACTTCCGCATTGGCTTCACTTCTCAGCCCCGCAGCCTACgaccatttttatttacagtatatggtgTCACCTCAGCACGTGCTGAGTCCCCCACCGACAAGCTATTTAACCGAGAGTCTCGTGGACTCACGGCCATCGGTGGGGGCCATGAGCACTTCAAACACACATCCGTTGGTGGACCGATTGTCACGTAACAAGTCACGAGAATGGCCCTTGGAATTTTGGTCATTATTTGCTCATGATGACGACACGGATTTCGCTGAACCGAGGTTGTATATAGGACCTCAAActggttatttatttgtagCTGGAGAGCGCAGCTACCGGCATATGGATGGGTGGAAGTCCGCCGGGGGCACCCCGTCCTCCTCCACCGGCCTTCGGGCCTTGGGGACCGGTGGAGGACGAAGGGAACACCCGCCTAGCCAGCCAGATCAGCCGAATCACCACTTAGATAGATGGGGTGGCAgggtagataggatagataggggggtagataggatagatagggctgatagaggggtagataggatagatagggctgatagagtagataggatagatagggCTGATAGAGTAGATAGGAATGATAGGGTAGTTAGAGGGGTAGATAGGGCCGATAGAGTAGTTAAGGTAGATAGGCCACAAACCAAATCATCCTTCTTCTAGCCACAGCTGCCATTGCAGTTCTCAGGTGTCCCATCATTACGTCATGATGACCACACAAACTTTGCTGAAGCCACATTGTAAGAAGCATTAAATATATTGTAGTTTACTTGCTCTTGTAATATGGTTATCATGTAGGCCTacttataataaaaatacatcaaataaaaccttatatgaacaaacacatacatctgCACGTTACATTGAGTACAGCTGCAGTTCCACTCTGTCATACAGTCTGAGGTCAAACATGCTGAATTAAATGGTATGTGGTGCCCTCATCTGTCCAACTCTCAGCACCGCACCTTAGATTTAATCAAACTGTAATAAATGAAGGGAACAACCTACTGAAaggctgactgactgtagaacctcCACtatggagcgtgtctggtatgaattttaacagtagcaaCACATGCGGTATTGTAATCACACATTACGTTGATGgaagtttttcctgaattttTAATTGATGAAGAAACTATTTCTATGTTGGCtttaaccaacaacaaaaataatagaaatgtttaaatgttgctgtccTTGAACACTGACAATAAAGGATCTAGAGATAAAATATTAGAGTTTGTACTTTTCTAGTGTGGCCTATGTACTTAACAATTCtaataacactgaaaacactaattcatCAATGTGTcctgttagattcatcatgaggcatATGGTCAATTTGGAAAAACATACCCGGTACAAGTTAATCACAGTAGGTTTATTTATTGAAAACCTGATCAATGACAATAATAagttatgaataaaactaatgtacaTGAGCTGTACAACACTGACAACCGCTTCAAAATCTTAACTGTCAATTTTCAGTTAACACTAAACAGTGTGTAAAGCTAATACATACACCTATGAGgaaacagcatcacatctatgaAGAGTCTGGTTTTGCTCCAGGTTGCACTTCTGGTCAGTCAGTTCTAGCTGTTAGATACTCAACAACGTTTTGATGTTAAactggtaaatactttcacctgtcaaGGTGGTGAGTGTGCTAGAGTTGATCCACCACTTAATTCCAAATTAATAATTATAGCTTCTGTTCTTAAAATTTGTATTACTATCATCtatcaacaacagtagaaatgaagtaagaggcaagaaactgaaccgtgaacactgaggacagagaataacacacaaaataaatgtctaaacGGCTGGTTTGTCCTCTCacaagaggaagatgaactggaaTTGGTTTTCTTGGCATCAtcaccaccaacaccaacaccaccacagcCCATTTCAGAACTAAGGAAGTACATGCAGTCTCCTTTGTCCAtacatgagctcctccttctgttgccagtggtcattcagttttcagtgtggacacctttgaatgacagtaaaagacaaatacTTAAGTTCAGACATGGTAAATCAaagttaatcacacacatatatcagctgtcaggacagtCTGCTTTAGTTCAGGACTgttgtgtttgaatttacagtattaaatgacaaacccctACAAGATAATGTTCTTCTATACATTGTGTATTGTTCTCAATACAATACGATACCAGTGAGATCAGGAGACGGAAAATACGTTAATGAAATGaacctgaatgttttgctgcatgtaGGAAAATTCTACCAGcgaattatttttttctaagaacatgatgctgaattaaatgttaaactataTTTCTCCTTGTCCTGCAAAAGTTTGCATGTTTGGGACCAGCTACGGTTAGCATAACAAACACGAAGTTATcagctagctaggttagcaaaGTACATCCGTAATTCACATTAACTCTAATATATATTTGGATGTTAACTGTCTCCCGTTATCCGATCAAAACACGTAGGAAAAAAACGCTCTAGCTTTTCGGGAGCTTCATACACGTTAAAACTGTAGGTGTTACACACTGAATGCAGACACTATTGATCCAGGTGcaagaggattttatttttactcagaaatgctgcaactgcaaccaaacagaaagacagtctGTGAATTTTCAATCAGGCTGCTCTAACTGTGACTGTCTTTGATAAGACTGAGCTGACTTCCTTTAACCAATAAACATTGTAAATACAAGAATGAATACTAATACTATAATAAAGCCTGTTTTCTTCGTTAACTGATGCTTATGGCTAGTACAGACTGAAACCAGCATTATACATCAACTTATATACCAATAATATTACAGTCAAGTCAAACATTACTATACGGCCATAAAACTAGCGTGCCGCCATGCTAACATCGCGGTTGGAGCTAGTTTTAGCTGCCTTTCCTTGTACCGCTtaatacacatataaaacataaatgtaacaaacaaacGCGAATACCCTTAACATCAATACTTATCGCACTACTTGTGTACTTATCTCAcctgcaaccaaacagaaaaacagtctgTGAAATTTCAATCACGCTGCTGTAACTATGACTGTCTTTGATATGACTGAGCGGACTTCCTCTAACGAAGGTTTACAGCGTTAGTCATTCAGATTACAAGGCTGCTACCGCCACCTATTGGTGACAAGTAGTATAACTAAGCAAATTTCAACTGAAATAACTGATTTTAAGGCCTAATATCTCATTAattagatgattattttcagatggacAACCGGAACACTGAGCGAGAGGTGTGAATTTAGCCAATGACACTGTAATGAGTTTTAATATTGACtgactgaatatttcattaGAAACGTTAGCGTTTATTGAATGGGTGTATATTGGAGCCAGAGTTTTGGAGCCCGCCCCTAGTGGCCATCAGTGGTATTGCATGTAAAGTCACTTCCGCATTGGCTTCACTTCTCAGCCCCGCAGCCTACgaccatttttatttacagtatatggtgTCACCTCAGCACGTGCTGAGTCCCCCACCGACAAGCTATTTAACCGAGAGTCTCGTGGACTCACGGCCATCGGTGGGGGCCATGAGCACTTCAAACACACATCCGTTGGTGGACCGATTGTCACGTAACAAGTCACGAGAATGGCCCTTGGAATTTTGGTCATTATTTGCTCATGATGACGACACGGATTTCGCTGAACCGAGGTTGTATATAGGACCTCAAActggttatttatttgtagCTGGAGAGCGCAGC
This genomic interval carries:
- the atp5f1d gene encoding ATP synthase subunit delta, mitochondrial, which gives rise to MMAARFLRRALPVLKHSRSYAEAASGAPQMSFTFASPSQVFFKEASVKQVDVPTLTGAFGILPAHVPTLQVLRPGVVTVFSDDGSSAKYFVSSGSVTVNADSSVQLLAEEAVPLDQLDVAAAKANLEKAQSELAGTSDEAARAEVQISIEANEAIVKALE